GGGACTGACTAGGAAAGGCAGcttaaaaattagttaatttataACAGTTTGCCAGTGTGTTTCCTGACATATCCCCTTTTagcaattttttgttgtttatttttcagtaGGGAAACTGGATGTGAAATTTTGAGGGCCAGATTGATAGCAGAGATGCATGCTCTTCATTTGCTCATGAGATTgtaaaaaattgatttatttccaGGTAGACTGCATAGATTGTTAAGCAAGAACTGTATTTGAAATTTGGTGAgtctttcattatttcatttgactGTCTTTTTGTGATCAGTTCCAAAGAGGTGTTTGAAAGCCCGAGAACATTTCGGGACAGTAAAAACACACCTAACGTCTTTGAAGACCAAGTTTCCTGCTGAACAGTACTACAGGTTTGTAAGACAAGTAGCATCTTTTATAACGTTAAATAaaagaaggcaagagaaaaaTTTATATGGACTAAATGATCGCTTAGATTTAGGTGACAGTCCTCCTTAGAAGAAACAACAGAGAGGAGAGGGAACTATTAATAGTGGGAGTGTTTTAATGGTGACAAAATTGCtgacttcttttcctctctttttcataattttcttaagGAACGTGTGTAGTTTTTGCAATGAGAaggtaattaaaaggaaaataagtattATGTGAAGGTCAaaatagagaatatttttttagtttattgaaCTTACTTGTAAAGTTGGATGGACCATATCTATGCTATTAAGATTATGGGATTAAGTGGCAGTGTATGTGTGTAAACTGAATATTGAATTTTGCTGCCAAGTAACATATGCAACTAATATTTTATGCCATATTTTGTTGAATCTACAACACTGTTAATTTTAAGAAACAATGTTATGTTTTGTATCTAGGGAAAAGATTATTAATCATAATTATGAAACATGTAGATTGCTTAATACTTCCTGATTTCACAGGTGTTAAACTGGGAAAAACTGAGTGTTGGTGAAATATGGTAAATAGGAACCTAAACTTTCTATTTAGACTTGCTTTCTCACTAGAGGCAATGTTCTTTTAAGATATGTTAGGACAAGAAATACTTAAAGACATCTATGTGGGGAGTGGGGAATGTAACCTCACAAGATTGTTGAAAGATAGGGCTGGAAACTACTGTgaccttttacattttttataaatatatttatattttaaagagttaactaagaaaaagaaacaagtagGACTATGTGACAGAGACCTGTGTCCCATAAAGCCTCAGTCTTAGGAAgggtttgctgacccctgctctaAGGTTAATAACTGACGCTTAGAGAATAGGACAGCAGGATTGGCGGGGTTTTTAGAGAGCCTGGAGCTTGGAGTTCACATACAGGCTGCTCTCTGGCTGATTTGGCCCTCAGAATGTTTGGTTTGACCTAGGTTGTGTTGAAAGATGTTTTTGAATTTGTTGAAAATCAGGAGGCATAGCATAAACATCTAGGggttataaaatttcttttttctttttcggTCTCCTCGCTCAGTTTAACGACTGTAGCCCAAGGTTTTAAGGTCAGCTGTTTAGTGCTGGTAGTTCTTTCTCATGTGTGGGAAGCTGGAGTCTCTTGATACCCCGCATTCAGTTCAGAGTGTAGGACTGAGGTGTTGAGGCTGATGTACACTGCAGCTCTCATCAGTTTGCATTtgccagcatttatttttctcagagCTGATTAAACTTCTAAAGCACATTGTTCACTGATTAAACTTCTAAAGCACAGTTGCTCTTGTCTATAACATTTGGTTGTATATTTTTGCATTCATCAGAATTGGACCATGCTTCTtatatgttaaaattaaataactgTTAAAAATTTGGACTGGCAAAATTTACACTAAATCCCTCTGTATATAATACTTAAATGTCACATTGTTCTTAACACATTGGACGTTTTGGAGGTTCACATAGGTCTCCCTCGGAAGGGCGCCGTGCCCCGCGTGTCTGGCCGCTGCCGTCCCGTGTGCGTCTCTCTAACGCTGCCCCCGCGCTCACTGCAGGTTTCACGAGCACTGGAGGTTTGTGCTGCAGCGCCTGGTCTTCTTGGCCGCCTTCGTTGTGTACTTGGAGTCCGAAACCCTCGTGACCCGAGAAGCGGTTACAGAGATCCTTGGCAGTGAGTGTCCTCCGTTGTGTCCATCCACACGATCGGTTTAATTTTTGGTGAGAGGGGATTTTCGTTTATGGAAACAAATGAGAACTAAGTGGAAAACTGGTTTCTTGGAgagatgaaaactaaaaatatgtaGGGGCTTGCTCTGTGTACTTGGGCATTTCTTTCCGTTTGTAAACATTTCAAGCCTACAGAAGAGCTGAAAGAACAGCACAGTGAACCCCTGTTTGCCCCCACTTAGATCCTCTGCCCTGTCTGTGTAGTCTCCTCACTGTGTGCTGGGGGCATGTGTGACCTGTTTGGAAGTCAGGTGTAGATCCCATGACTTCTCCCTTAAATGTTTCAATGCATACCTTCTAAAAGCTATTCTCGTGCATAACAGGATACCATTCTTGGTGCTATTACTTTAAGAAAAATGAGACGGAAGTTTGAATTTTGCTTGAGAGCTCAAAAATTCCACAGTGAGTTCTGTTGCCAAGGCTATGTCCACATTCAAAAGATAATTTTGAAAGACTCCTTTTTTTACTTTGAGAGAAATTGtacttgtgtatatgtgtgtgtattttacaaaaaattttaGTGTAAGTTATGTTTCCATCCTGACCTTGTCTTTACCACATCACATTTTTCAGTTGAGCCTGATCGGGAGAAGGGATTTCACTTGGATGTGGAAGATTATCTCTCAGGAGTTCTCATTCTCGCTAGTGAACTGGTAAGAAGCTTAGTGATTTGCTATTTgctctttttcatctttccacATCATTGTCAGTTTTTTTACGTGGGTACAAAAATTCAGATGTCCGATTCTTTTCTAAGCCATCCGTTGGTCACAGGGTAGTCATTGACTGGGTACTGTGTGTGTTAATGTTTTGCTGGGATGGCAGTTCAGACAATGAGGTGGCTTTGCACACTTGCTACTGTGTGATTTAAAAGGATGAGAACACTTCTTCCTTTCAGAGCAGTGGCACAGTATATATTCCTGGTAACTGTTCCTTCACATAGTTGTTTTGGGGAACAATTAACTATAGAACTTTTACCAGTTCTTACTGTCTTTCTCCCCTTAATTTCTCTCTGAGAAATTGtcctataaaaataaatcaaaagcagAAGAAAGCTGTTATAAAGGAGTTCACTCTAACCTTATTTATGTCTGTGAGAAGTCGGGCGATCACAGAAACTCCACCAAAGTTGGAATGATTTCTTAAGTTTTAAGTAAGTTAGTGATACCAAGCAGCTGTCAGAACTGTGGTTGTGGGGATGGTGTGGACGAGTCGTGGGCACGCGGGCCTCGTGGCCGGCCCTGGCGGAAGGGCCCTGCTGTGACGGCCGCTTCTCTCCCACAGTCGAGGTTGTCCGTCAACAGCGTCACCGCCGGGGACTACTCGCGGCCCTTGCACATCTCCACCTTCATCAACGAGCTGGACTCCGGCTTCCGCCTCCTCAACCTCAAGAACGACTCCCTGCGGAAGCGCTACGACGGCCTGAAGTACGACGTGAAGAAAGTGGAGGAGGTGGTCTACGACCTCTCCATCCGCGGCTTCAACAAGGAGACGGCAGCGGCCTGCGTGGAGAAGTAGCGGCTCCCCGGACCCTGCTGCCTCCAGCCGTGCCCGCCAGGCCAGCCCCGCGCCTGCCTTGGTAGTTAGGATGTCCCGTCGCTAAACACCAAGCTTCATCTTCTTACCCGGTTGTGTGGTGTATCAAAGTTGAAACACTCTAGGGGGTGACAGAATAGCCTTTACAAAgacaggttttttgttgttgttttcagtgaATTTGCTCTGTAATTCAGTGTACTTGAGTTTTGTCAGAAAATGTACATGTTGATCTCTTGGTAAAGTTTTTTTCTTGCTTACCCTGATGCTGTCGATGTGCTGTTTGAGAACTTCATTGTCGTTTGTGATTCTTCCAGGAGTGATCCTTGGTGTTTTCTATTTCCACATTAGCCATCCATATTCAGGTGTGGCCTGGATACCGTGTAAAAACAGATAATTAAACGGATGGTTGCCAAGTGAAGGACaacttattttatgttttccttccttATTTTAAGCCTTGTGAGTAAATCAGGTGTTGAATTTTTTTGCAAGGCAAGTATAGCCCCAGGGGTCTGTCTCACTGCCATCAAAATGTCAGAGATTAATCTGCAAAGACAAGTTCAGCATGTTATTTTGGGACAGTTTTGTATTAAGGATTGAGTAACATCATCTGGCTTTGTTTACCAGGTGGGGAGTAGGGGTGGGGTTCTAAAACACCCGTTTTCTGATGTTGCCTTAACATTCTGCTGTTGCAGAATTAAACATCTTCTCCACATGCATCTTAAACATTTCATTTGATATATTTCTGAGTGTGAAACCTCTTACCTAATAGCCAGGCAGACCTGTAGGTCTGGGAgtgtgaagccactcagtcagtTAATTCTCAACACCCTGACTGGTGGTATtctgggagaagaatgctgtgctttggaagaaagagaaaaccttgaatgaaaaggcaaaaaatagctGACTTGGTCGTATTTTTAAGAGTAAGCAATCCTCTCAGGTTGTTAATTATCCCAGTTTTGGGCAAGTCACATTTATCTTCTGGCACAGGGCCCGTCCCCTGCAACCCCCGCACCCCATCCCCGCATTTTCAGGTAGTAGTTGCCATGTAACTTGCTGTTGAattgaaatgattaaaatggtgACTTAAACCACAGTCTCTTGGAGCTCCCTGAAAGGAAGGTGCCACTGTGTCCAGAATAATAGGAACTACTTAGAAGTGTCGCCCTCTCATGCCTAATACGAGTTTAGGCTTCCTTTTTGTACAGTAGGATTTTTGGCGTGGGCATCGGAGCTGTCATCAGGCCACATTAAGGACTGACCAAATTTTCCATCAAGAGGAACGAAGTAGAAATGAGGCATAAATTGCTGTGCATTGTTGGATTTTAGAACAATTTTCTTGACAGCTCTTTCTGCAAAGACTTTGTGGAAAGAAGAAAGTTGTTGGAGTTGTAAAGTACCTAGGATGGTCATCTAAAAAGTTTAGTAACAGCACTGCCTGGATTGAGTGTAAAAGGTTCTGAATTATGTGATTAGACATATGCAGTAAGTTTGATACtagttttctttgcttcttttaagTATTGATCCTGCTTGAGAATAGTAAAGCTCTTGGGAGAAGTTTTGGATTTCAGTTTTCACAAACAGATGTTGAGTGCAGGAGCACGTTCTGGTTTCATACACCAGTGGGGGCATCAAGTGCTGTGTGTGATTGTTGTGTTGTGTCCGCCGCTGGCTTGTTGTAAAGCAATAAAAACCGTTTCTTTACCTTCTTGGTCTTTTGTCACTTAGTGCGCTGCCATGAGAACTCTGCTATGTGGGCAGTGAGTTCtgagagtttttttctttttaaatttttttgccaTGCCGTTTGGCATATAGGAGCCcacttccccgaccagggttaGAACCCATACCCCCTGAGTTGGAAGTGTGTAGTCTTAGCCACAgcactactagggaagtcccaagttgtGAATGTTTTTGCGGCTGAAGGAGACCGGGCAGTGAGCACACCCTGCCTGGGATGGGCAGACAGAAGTCGGCAGCAGCGAGCTGTGTGCTGTGACGTGTAGGTAACGGTGT
This DNA window, taken from Cervus elaphus chromosome 33, mCerEla1.1, whole genome shotgun sequence, encodes the following:
- the TSN gene encoding translin, which encodes MSVSEIFVELQGFLAAEQDIREEIRKVVQSLEQTAREILTLLQGVHQGAGFQDIPKRCLKAREHFGTVKTHLTSLKTKFPAEQYYRFHEHWRFVLQRLVFLAAFVVYLESETLVTREAVTEILGIEPDREKGFHLDVEDYLSGVLILASELSRLSVNSVTAGDYSRPLHISTFINELDSGFRLLNLKNDSLRKRYDGLKYDVKKVEEVVYDLSIRGFNKETAAACVEK